From Osmerus eperlanus chromosome 28, fOsmEpe2.1, whole genome shotgun sequence, the proteins below share one genomic window:
- the seta gene encoding SET nuclear proto-oncogene a, translating to MSASAAKVSKKELNSNHDGADETSEKEQQEAIEHIDEVQNEIDRLNEQASEEILKVEQKYNKLRQPFFQKRSELIAKIPNFWVTTFVNHPQVSALLGEEDEEALHYLTRVEVTEFEDIKSGYRIDFYFDENPYFENKVLSKEFHLNESGDPSSKSTEIKWKSGKDLTKRSSQTQNKAGRKRQHEEPESFFTWFTDHSDAGADELGEVIKDDIWPNPLQYYLVPDMDDEEGEGEDDDEDEEGLEDIDEEGDEDEGEDDEEDDGDDGEDDDGEDD from the exons ATGTCGGCCTCGGCGGCTAAAGTGAGTAAAAAGGAGCTGAACTCAAACCACGACGGAGCGGATGAAACCTCCG AAAAAGAACAACAGGAAGCTATTGAACATATTGACGAAGTTCAAAATGAAATCGACAG ACTGAACGAGCAAGCAAGTGAGGAGATACTAAAAGTAGAACAGAAATACAACAAACTCCGCCAGCCGTTCTTCCAGAAGAGGTCAGAACTGATCGCCAAAATACCCAACTTCTGGGTCACTACTTTCGTCAACCATCCACAAG TTTCTGCCCTTctaggagaggaagatgaggaggcacTTCACTATCTCACCAGGGTGGAGGTGACGGAGTTCGAAGATATCAAGTCAGGCTACAGAATAGATTTT TACTTCGACGAGAACCCATACTTCGAAAACAAAGTCCTTTCCAAAGAGTTCCATCTGAATGAGAGTGGAGACCCATCTTCAAAGTCAACAGAAATCAAATGGAAATCGGGAAAG GACCTTACCAAGCGCTCCAGCCAGACACAGAATAAAGCTGGGAGGAAGAGGCAACATGAGGAGCCGGAGAGCTTCTTCACCTGGTTTACTGATCACTCTGATGCCGGGGCAGATGAGCTTGGAGAGGTTATTAAGGATGACATCTGGCCTAACCCTCTGCAGTACTACCTG GTTCCAGACATGGATGacgaggagggtgagggtgaagatgatgatgaagatgaggaaggTCTTGAAGACATTGATGAGGAGGGTGATGAAGATGAaggggaggatgatgaagaggatgatggagaTGATGGCGAG GATGATGATGGAGAAGATGACTGA